From one Flavobacteriales bacterium genomic stretch:
- a CDS encoding ion transporter has protein sequence MNLKTKSKSWRERWHEIIYEADTKEGKLFDIILLILILSSIGVVMLESVESYRETHSNLLNYAEWVITIFFSIEYIMRILVINKPWRYIFSFYGIIDLLSTIPKYLSLFFVGTHVFVAVRALRLLRVFRVLKLVRYVGEANLLMKSLKASKARILVFLMAVFSLSIILGTIMYLIEGPENGFTSIPRSFYWAIVTLTTVGYGDISPHTALGQFIATIVMIMGYGIIAVPTGIVTVEMSKQAQKDIDLNTQSCRSCSAEGHLDEAEYCYSCGEFL, from the coding sequence ATGAACTTGAAAACCAAATCGAAATCTTGGAGAGAACGTTGGCATGAGATTATTTATGAAGCAGATACAAAAGAAGGAAAGCTGTTTGATATCATATTACTCATACTCATACTGTCCAGTATTGGTGTGGTAATGTTAGAAAGTGTGGAAAGCTATAGAGAAACACATTCCAATTTGTTGAATTATGCAGAGTGGGTGATTACTATATTTTTCTCCATAGAGTACATTATGCGTATTTTGGTAATCAATAAACCTTGGCGTTATATATTTAGTTTTTATGGAATTATTGATCTACTTTCTACAATTCCTAAATATTTGAGTTTATTCTTTGTGGGAACACATGTTTTTGTTGCTGTTCGTGCTTTAAGATTGCTAAGAGTTTTTAGAGTACTCAAGTTAGTGAGATATGTTGGAGAAGCAAATCTTTTGATGAAATCTCTAAAGGCCAGTAAAGCAAGAATCTTGGTTTTTTTGATGGCAGTTTTTAGTTTATCAATAATTTTAGGAACAATAATGTATCTAATAGAAGGACCTGAAAATGGATTTACAAGTATTCCCAGAAGTTTTTATTGGGCAATAGTTACATTAACTACCGTGGGTTACGGAGATATTTCTCCACACACTGCATTGGGGCAATTTATTGCGACCATTGTTATGATTATGGGATATGGAATTATTGCTGTCCCTACGGGGATTGTAACAGTAGAAATGAGCAAGCAAGCCCAGAAAGACATAGATCTCAATACCCAATCTTGTAGATCATGTTCGGCAGAGGGGCATTTGGACGAAGCAGAGTATTGTTACTCTTGTGGCGAGTTTTTGTAA